Proteins encoded within one genomic window of Halocatena marina:
- a CDS encoding Ldh family oxidoreductase codes for MEVDRQRAVDVATAAFESHGISASDAELTAEVLVSANARGKHSHGLLRLPRFIRGIEHGNVDPDGDIEITTERGSSVTLSGGSRLGPVVASEAAVLAMERADEFGIGAIGVHDTNHLGMLGYYTDLIRSDGYVGVAITNTEPAMPPHGGTEPILGTNPIAIGLPTDPVFNLDMSTSAIARGTVLHKKAADEPIPEDRALDATGEPTTDPDAALQGMILPFGGVKGSGIAIAIEVLAGGLVGAAMGTAVTGTYHTKDPCTKGDLFLTIDPEAFGNPNFASEASAFLRDMKRHSGSTTDEIRLPGERSVRRDRDRETVEIEDDCWQDVCALAEPN; via the coding sequence ATGGAGGTCGACCGTCAGCGCGCTGTCGATGTCGCAACAGCCGCCTTCGAAAGCCACGGCATTTCAGCGTCGGACGCCGAACTCACCGCTGAAGTGCTCGTGAGCGCAAATGCTCGCGGAAAACACTCACACGGGCTCTTACGCTTGCCGCGATTCATTCGTGGGATTGAACACGGAAACGTCGATCCCGACGGAGACATCGAGATAACTACCGAACGCGGCAGCAGCGTCACTCTTTCTGGTGGATCACGACTCGGTCCCGTCGTCGCAAGTGAAGCCGCAGTACTGGCGATGGAGCGTGCCGACGAATTCGGTATCGGAGCCATCGGCGTCCACGACACGAATCATCTCGGGATGCTCGGATACTACACTGACCTAATACGATCGGACGGATACGTCGGCGTTGCTATCACGAACACAGAACCCGCGATGCCACCACACGGAGGTACCGAACCGATACTGGGGACGAATCCCATCGCTATTGGTCTCCCAACAGATCCGGTGTTCAATCTCGACATGTCGACCTCCGCCATCGCACGTGGTACAGTTCTGCACAAAAAGGCAGCAGACGAGCCAATCCCCGAAGATCGTGCACTCGATGCCACCGGTGAACCGACGACCGATCCCGATGCGGCCCTTCAGGGTATGATTCTCCCCTTCGGTGGCGTGAAAGGGTCGGGGATCGCAATCGCGATCGAAGTGCTGGCTGGTGGTCTCGTTGGCGCAGCGATGGGAACCGCGGTCACCGGAACCTATCACACCAAGGATCCCTGCACCAAGGGCGATCTCTTTCTCACGATCGACCCCGAAGCGTTTGGGAACCCGAACTTCGCATCGGAGGCAAGCGCGTTCTTACGGGACATGAAACGTCATTCGGGATCTACCACCGACGAAATCCGTCTCCCCGGCGAACGATCGGTCCGACGCGATCGTGATCGCGAGACCGTCGAGATCGAAGACGACTGCTGGCAGGACGTCTGCGCGCTTGCGGAACCGAACTGA
- a CDS encoding UxaA family hydrolase, with protein MADQLIEVVESADNVATALRDIEAGETVTVLVDEAERTIEMHDDVEFGHKLALEPLSAGETVTKYGTSIGDASTAIDAGEWVHVHNVESNYGRGDLADQNQSQAVQE; from the coding sequence ATGGCCGATCAGCTTATCGAGGTCGTAGAATCTGCAGACAACGTCGCGACGGCACTTCGGGATATCGAAGCCGGTGAGACGGTCACTGTCCTCGTCGATGAAGCAGAGCGCACTATCGAGATGCACGACGATGTCGAGTTTGGTCACAAGCTCGCGCTCGAACCGCTGTCCGCCGGTGAGACAGTTACCAAGTACGGCACGAGTATCGGTGACGCATCGACGGCTATCGATGCGGGCGAGTGGGTTCACGTCCACAACGTCGAATCGAACTATGGTCGCGGCGATCTCGCCGATCAGAACCAGTCACAAGCGGTTCAGGAGTGA
- a CDS encoding carbohydrate ABC transporter permease, protein MPDTADHVSSSRHDGESTPAVSRWQRYREFRLTEEELATALLAPVVLFLLAVSFYPIIETVRSSFYTGYVIEARPQTFVGLQNYEQLLSNGGFWNSFTVSMIYTFVSVPIELCIGLGMALLLQRSFRGKYITQAAILFPWALPTVINAKIWAWMFHGQYGVINDMLIRIGIFETTFPFLAKPNVALASMTFITIWKTSSFMALILLAGLSGIPDHLYEAARMDGASRWRLFRDITLPLLKPTILVALIFRTLPAFQAFGLPYGLTGGGPGEATTTLVLFDHQLTFTQLAFGRGSAAATIITLIALVISLVYVGTLYEPEVR, encoded by the coding sequence ATGCCAGACACAGCCGACCATGTGAGTAGCTCACGTCATGATGGGGAATCAACGCCCGCCGTATCGCGGTGGCAGCGGTACCGGGAATTTCGGCTGACGGAAGAAGAACTGGCGACGGCGCTGCTGGCGCCCGTCGTGCTGTTTCTTCTCGCCGTTTCCTTCTACCCTATTATCGAGACGGTTCGGAGTAGCTTCTACACAGGGTATGTCATCGAAGCACGGCCACAGACGTTCGTCGGGTTGCAGAATTACGAACAGCTTTTGAGTAACGGCGGATTCTGGAACTCGTTCACAGTGAGTATGATCTACACCTTCGTGTCGGTGCCCATCGAACTCTGCATCGGGCTTGGGATGGCCCTACTTCTCCAGCGATCGTTTCGGGGAAAGTACATCACGCAGGCCGCGATTCTGTTTCCGTGGGCGCTGCCGACGGTTATTAACGCAAAGATCTGGGCGTGGATGTTCCACGGACAGTACGGTGTTATCAACGACATGCTCATTCGTATCGGAATTTTCGAGACGACATTCCCGTTCTTGGCGAAGCCGAACGTTGCACTTGCATCGATGACGTTCATCACCATCTGGAAGACCAGCTCATTCATGGCACTCATTCTGCTCGCAGGATTATCTGGTATTCCGGACCACCTCTACGAGGCGGCGCGCATGGATGGAGCATCGAGATGGCGGCTATTCCGCGACATCACGCTCCCATTGTTGAAACCAACTATCCTTGTCGCACTCATCTTTCGAACGTTACCAGCGTTTCAGGCCTTCGGACTCCCCTACGGCCTGACCGGTGGTGGTCCGGGGGAAGCGACAACGACGCTTGTTTTGTTCGACCATCAGCTCACGTTCACCCAGCTGGCGTTTGGCCGTGGGTCGGCAGCGGCGACGATAATCACGCTCATAGCACTGGTAATTTCACTCGTTTACGTCGGAACGCTGTACGAACCGGAGGTACGATAA
- a CDS encoding UxaA family hydrolase produces the protein MSEFLGYERSDGSIGIRNNVVIVSTAPYANDTVTRAADIVENTVPITHPLGRCQTKPDVFQTYRTLLGYATHPNTYGAVVVAHAGEIVDGDELAADTAETGRPSESVNIHEEKGVMNGLKATVDAAQKMVRDASEQRRVPSNMSNLTFGINCATSDTTSGLCQHKATAGAVWRLIDEHDGRGVFAETPEFFGGEQELAERAINDEVKEKILDRVEWWDERLQATGYDVRGAQPTPDNMDGGLTTIEEKSLGALVKSGSGPIQGMVDYAEQIPNESGMYIMDSPGHGAESVTGIGASGAHFMIISTGQGHTLSNAVMPTIKITGNPGSAKRVPEETDVDVSEALVGDQSIDWATNQLWDEISAIIDGKLTMSEALGESQFAIHRIGPST, from the coding sequence ATGAGTGAATTCCTCGGATACGAACGCAGCGATGGTAGTATTGGCATTCGAAACAACGTGGTCATCGTCTCGACAGCCCCGTACGCGAACGATACAGTAACGCGCGCTGCGGACATCGTTGAGAACACTGTTCCGATCACACATCCACTCGGGCGGTGCCAGACCAAACCAGACGTCTTCCAGACGTACCGGACGCTTCTGGGTTATGCGACTCATCCGAACACCTACGGCGCGGTCGTGGTTGCACACGCCGGCGAGATCGTCGATGGTGACGAACTTGCGGCCGACACTGCCGAAACGGGCCGGCCCAGCGAATCAGTCAACATCCACGAGGAGAAGGGCGTAATGAACGGCCTGAAGGCCACTGTGGACGCCGCGCAGAAAATGGTCCGAGACGCGAGCGAGCAACGTCGAGTTCCGTCAAACATGTCGAATCTCACGTTCGGTATCAACTGTGCGACCTCGGACACGACCTCGGGACTCTGCCAACACAAGGCAACTGCTGGTGCCGTCTGGCGACTCATCGATGAACACGACGGTCGCGGGGTGTTCGCCGAGACGCCAGAATTCTTCGGTGGCGAACAGGAGCTTGCAGAACGAGCGATCAACGACGAGGTCAAAGAGAAGATCTTAGATCGTGTCGAGTGGTGGGATGAGCGACTGCAGGCGACAGGCTACGACGTTCGCGGTGCCCAGCCCACGCCAGACAATATGGATGGTGGCCTAACGACCATTGAAGAGAAATCACTCGGCGCACTCGTCAAATCCGGCAGTGGCCCCATTCAGGGCATGGTCGACTACGCAGAACAGATTCCCAATGAGTCGGGGATGTACATTATGGACTCGCCCGGGCACGGCGCTGAATCTGTCACCGGCATCGGCGCGAGTGGTGCGCATTTCATGATCATTTCGACCGGACAGGGACACACGCTCTCGAACGCTGTCATGCCGACGATCAAGATCACGGGGAATCCCGGCAGTGCAAAGCGTGTTCCGGAAGAAACTGATGTCGATGTGAGCGAGGCACTCGTTGGCGATCAGTCCATCGACTGGGCGACCAACCAGCTCTGGGATGAGATCAGCGCGATCATCGACGGGAAGCTCACGATGAGCGAGGCGCTCGGCGAGAGTCAGTTCGCAATCCATCGCATTGGTCCATCGACGTAA